A single genomic interval of Metasolibacillus fluoroglycofenilyticus harbors:
- a CDS encoding Eco57I restriction-modification methylase domain-containing protein, producing MVVQEKELESRIMDSLKFKKVFNEYYAFFKHTKSVNIVSLLPTNIVLDDSQTTSDKNILEFFIRISLEINSTYTIDELKQKGQFFTSNIDVVKLIINNIIDFKSDSIIDKKILEPSCGTGIFILMIIQSLFDNGYSKNEIIKFVNNNIIGFDISNEMVFFTKLNIYCLMSYLFEDSKLINELNPKVFVTDTTFKPENKIEQMEMFNSNLYFVETEEAKNIKINCLADDAYKFDYVLGNPPYITLYGRRSVKKSEEKRNYYIDNYKFVPSHVKNGKFNMTMFFFEQSIDWLKENGSISFIVDVSLFETAYKYLRKYIIEKTKIKYLIIDLSTFDGVGSGQVIISLQKNSNLAENLENKVTVLNYETGEKQIILQKNWYEEEENKFSIIDHRASEILKKIEEKSVPLLSIFPGKSLRTCTMLLDMEDRFTYKEKIETPHEIMPYYVGSKSLKGPFSELSFDKYFVYNKPLQDRINDELKEQLEKQGIKNKKRIGLGQLEVYKSPKIFIRQSAKQLIATLSFETAAANNSLYCLSEMKDDEISVNKLKVTCAQLNSTILTFYSLCKRIIRISKGKQPQIKVGDLKQIRLTFDENIVNQLLEITDEIISNTIETSLGIEQINNVLFDYYGINEAEKKFIFEHIEMY from the coding sequence ATGGTAGTACAAGAGAAAGAATTGGAATCAAGGATTATGGATTCTTTAAAGTTTAAAAAAGTGTTTAATGAATATTATGCGTTTTTTAAACATACGAAATCAGTAAATATAGTTTCATTATTACCTACAAATATAGTTTTGGACGATTCACAAACAACTTCAGATAAAAATATTTTAGAGTTTTTCATACGAATTTCATTAGAAATTAATTCTACCTATACTATTGATGAATTAAAGCAAAAAGGGCAATTTTTCACAAGCAATATAGATGTTGTAAAGCTAATAATCAATAATATAATTGATTTTAAATCTGATTCGATTATTGATAAGAAAATTCTTGAACCTTCGTGTGGTACAGGAATTTTTATACTGATGATTATTCAAAGCCTATTTGATAACGGCTACTCGAAAAACGAAATTATAAAATTTGTGAATAACAATATTATTGGTTTCGATATTTCAAATGAAATGGTTTTTTTCACAAAGCTTAATATTTATTGTTTGATGTCATATTTATTTGAAGATTCGAAGCTAATAAATGAATTAAATCCAAAAGTTTTTGTAACTGATACAACTTTTAAGCCTGAAAATAAAATTGAACAGATGGAGATGTTTAATAGTAATTTATATTTTGTAGAAACAGAAGAGGCTAAAAATATTAAAATTAACTGTCTTGCTGATGATGCTTATAAATTTGATTATGTTTTAGGAAATCCACCGTATATTACATTATATGGTAGGAGAAGTGTGAAAAAATCAGAAGAAAAAAGAAATTATTATATTGATAATTATAAATTTGTCCCATCTCATGTGAAGAATGGTAAGTTTAATATGACGATGTTTTTCTTTGAACAATCAATAGACTGGTTAAAGGAAAATGGCTCTATATCATTTATTGTTGATGTCAGTTTATTTGAAACAGCGTATAAATATTTGAGAAAATACATTATAGAAAAGACTAAAATAAAATATTTAATAATTGATTTATCGACATTTGATGGCGTAGGAAGCGGACAAGTGATAATATCTTTACAAAAAAATAGCAATTTAGCTGAAAACCTAGAAAATAAAGTTACTGTTTTAAATTATGAAACAGGCGAAAAACAAATAATACTTCAGAAAAATTGGTATGAAGAGGAAGAGAATAAATTTTCAATTATTGATCATCGGGCTAGTGAAATTTTAAAGAAGATTGAGGAGAAGTCCGTGCCACTCCTCTCTATTTTCCCCGGTAAATCATTGAGAACGTGTACAATGTTATTGGATATGGAGGATAGATTTACCTATAAGGAAAAAATTGAAACACCTCATGAAATTATGCCTTATTATGTAGGTTCAAAGAGCTTAAAAGGGCCCTTTAGCGAACTTAGCTTTGATAAATATTTCGTGTATAACAAACCGTTACAAGACAGAATCAATGATGAATTAAAAGAACAGCTTGAGAAACAAGGAATTAAAAATAAGAAAAGAATTGGGTTGGGCCAGTTAGAAGTATATAAATCACCTAAAATTTTTATTAGGCAATCTGCAAAGCAATTAATTGCAACATTATCCTTTGAAACAGCAGCTGCAAATAATAGTCTATACTGCTTATCTGAGATGAAGGATGATGAAATCTCAGTAAATAAATTAAAAGTTACTTGCGCTCAACTCAATTCCACTATACTTACTTTTTACTCTTTATGTAAAAGAATTATTCGAATTTCAAAAGGGAAACAACCGCAAATTAAGGTTGGTGATTTGAAACAAATTCGACTAACCTTTGACGAAAACATTGTGAATCAACTTTTAGAAATTACCGATGAAATCATTTCAAATACGATTGAAACATCACTTGGTATAGAGCAAATTAACAATGTACTTTTTGATTACTACGGAATAAATGAGGCTGAGAAAAAGTTTATCTTTGAGCATATTGAAATGTACTAA
- a CDS encoding helix-turn-helix domain-containing protein → MNIKDKIGLRIKELRKQNEISQEGLAYKTGLDRTYINSVENGRRNVTIETLEKIANGFDMNIYEFFNTNFFKGE, encoded by the coding sequence ATGAATATTAAAGATAAAATTGGGCTGAGAATCAAGGAATTAAGAAAGCAAAATGAAATTAGTCAAGAAGGCTTAGCATATAAAACGGGTCTAGATAGAACATATATAAATAGTGTGGAGAATGGAAGAAGAAATGTGACAATAGAAACTTTAGAAAAAATCGCCAATGGTTTTGATATGAATATTTATGAATTCTTCAATACTAATTTTTTTAAGGGGGAATAA
- a CDS encoding cbb3-type cytochrome c oxidase subunit I produces MQQTMVNKIMKVDPRDAKLAMANFYVAFIALLVGGLAGLLQVLVRSGQFKLPWGIGYYQVLTVHGVLLGLILTTFFILGFQVAAISRTVGPLTDGQRKIGWLGFWLMTAGTVAASVMVLLNKATVLFTFYAPLKAHWIFYLGLTFVVVGSWTLIAPQIMRFFAWRKENKGETSPLLAFMVTVNNFLWIVATLGVAIEVLFMLLPWSLGLVERVDVLLSRTFFWYFGHALTYFWLLPAYMAWYTIVPKIIGAKIFSDALARLAFLLFLIFSVPIGIHHQLTEPGIDGLWKFIQVVLTFFVTVPSLLTAFAMFATFELRGRELGSKGLLGWFKALPWKDSRFLLPFIGMVAFIPGGAGGIVNASHQMNQLVHNTIWITGHFHLTAATTVALTFFGVAFWLIPHLTGRVLTKKLNFLGVIVGILWATGMFIMSSAMHIVGLLGGAPRRSEYSEYGGATQAMEWIPYQIAQAVGGTILFIAIILITYLVIQLAFFAPKGEQDFPLAELAPSAEKTPAILENFKVWGVILLAIILFAYTVPIIDIIQNAPPGSKGFNNLW; encoded by the coding sequence ATGCAACAAACGATGGTGAATAAAATTATGAAGGTTGACCCGCGCGATGCAAAGTTAGCCATGGCAAACTTTTATGTTGCATTTATCGCATTGCTTGTCGGCGGTTTAGCTGGTTTATTACAAGTATTAGTTCGTTCAGGTCAATTTAAGTTACCTTGGGGCATTGGTTATTATCAGGTTTTAACAGTTCACGGTGTATTACTCGGTCTTATTTTAACAACATTCTTTATTTTAGGCTTCCAAGTCGCTGCAATTAGCCGCACAGTAGGACCTCTTACGGACGGACAACGCAAAATTGGTTGGTTAGGCTTCTGGCTTATGACTGCTGGTACTGTAGCAGCTTCTGTCATGGTACTTTTAAACAAAGCCACTGTATTATTTACTTTCTATGCACCATTAAAAGCGCACTGGATTTTCTATTTAGGCTTAACATTCGTAGTAGTAGGTTCTTGGACATTAATCGCACCTCAAATTATGCGCTTTTTCGCTTGGCGCAAAGAGAATAAGGGTGAAACTTCTCCCCTCTTAGCATTTATGGTGACGGTAAATAACTTTCTTTGGATTGTCGCAACATTAGGCGTTGCTATTGAAGTATTATTCATGCTTTTACCATGGTCATTAGGTTTGGTTGAGCGCGTAGATGTGCTTTTAAGCCGTACATTTTTCTGGTATTTCGGGCATGCGCTTACGTATTTCTGGTTACTACCTGCTTATATGGCATGGTACACAATTGTACCGAAAATTATCGGTGCAAAAATTTTCTCTGACGCATTAGCTCGCTTAGCATTTTTACTATTTCTCATCTTCTCTGTGCCAATTGGTATTCACCACCAATTAACAGAGCCGGGTATCGATGGACTATGGAAGTTCATTCAAGTTGTTTTAACATTCTTCGTAACCGTGCCATCATTATTAACAGCATTCGCCATGTTTGCGACGTTCGAGTTGCGCGGGCGTGAGCTAGGTAGTAAAGGGCTTTTAGGCTGGTTTAAAGCTTTGCCATGGAAGGATAGTCGATTTTTACTACCTTTCATCGGAATGGTTGCTTTCATTCCTGGTGGTGCAGGCGGTATTGTCAATGCATCACACCAAATGAACCAGCTTGTTCATAATACAATTTGGATTACTGGTCACTTCCATTTAACAGCAGCAACAACTGTTGCCTTAACATTTTTCGGGGTTGCCTTCTGGCTAATTCCACACTTAACAGGACGTGTACTAACAAAAAAGCTAAACTTCTTAGGTGTAATTGTCGGTATTTTATGGGCTACAGGTATGTTCATCATGTCGAGCGCAATGCATATTGTTGGCTTACTTGGTGGTGCACCTCGCCGCTCAGAATACTCTGAGTATGGTGGTGCAACACAAGCAATGGAATGGATTCCATACCAAATTGCCCAGGCTGTTGGTGGCACGATTCTCTTCATCGCCATCATCCTGATTACGTATCTAGTTATTCAGTTAGCCTTTTTTGCACCAAAGGGCGAGCAAGATTTCCCTCTTGCAGAATTAGCACCTAGCGCAGAAAAAACACCTGCTATACTTGAAAACTTTAAAGTATGGGGCGTTATTTTATTAGCGATAATTCTTTTCGCTTATACAGTTCCAATCATTGATATTATTCAAAACGCGCCACCTGGCTCAAAAGGCTTCAACAATCTTTGGTAA
- a CDS encoding cytochrome c oxidase subunit II — MHLHKYEKWWMVFGAGTLVAFLIILGIGAFHSGSHPNDSKKTIDYERVEDFKPFDNPGVHKVEGKDWDYEVVLIASAFNYNPGVIELPVNAKVKFIATTKDVIHGFQAAGTNINMMLEPGYISEYTTVVNKTGEYLIVCNEYCGTGHAFMYSTLKVVDPNATNDGE; from the coding sequence ATGCATCTACATAAGTATGAAAAATGGTGGATGGTGTTTGGTGCTGGTACGCTAGTAGCTTTCTTAATTATTTTAGGTATCGGTGCTTTCCACAGTGGCTCACATCCAAATGACTCTAAAAAAACTATCGATTATGAGAGAGTCGAAGATTTCAAGCCATTTGACAATCCCGGTGTCCATAAAGTTGAGGGCAAGGATTGGGATTATGAAGTCGTACTAATTGCTTCAGCATTCAATTATAATCCCGGCGTCATTGAATTACCGGTAAATGCAAAAGTGAAATTTATCGCAACGACAAAGGATGTTATTCATGGATTCCAAGCAGCAGGAACAAATATTAATATGATGCTTGAACCTGGTTATATATCTGAATATACAACAGTCGTTAATAAAACAGGTGAATACTTAATCGTATGTAATGAATACTGCGGTACAGGGCATGCATTCATGTATTCTACATTAAAGGTGGTGGACCCAAATGCAACAAACGATGGTGAATAA
- a CDS encoding chemotaxis protein CheX, whose protein sequence is MSTSKHVQTILNGTIHSLKTILPMDIDVKSPSLTTEPYIQQEMGVLIGLIGDLKGRIIIDSTPEAFGSIGAAMFGMPLEGAMLESFTGELGNMIAGNLCTHVGTENLELDITPPTVMVGHTKLYGFQHAFRLPATLGGIGDITILLTIDDEE, encoded by the coding sequence ATGAGCACTTCGAAGCATGTACAAACGATTTTAAATGGGACAATACACTCATTAAAAACTATTTTACCAATGGACATAGATGTTAAATCCCCTTCTCTTACTACCGAGCCATACATACAGCAAGAAATGGGCGTACTCATTGGTTTAATTGGCGATTTAAAGGGTCGTATTATTATTGATAGTACACCAGAGGCATTTGGGTCAATCGGAGCTGCTATGTTTGGTATGCCACTAGAGGGGGCAATGCTAGAATCATTTACAGGCGAGCTTGGCAATATGATTGCTGGCAATCTTTGTACACATGTAGGCACTGAAAATTTAGAGCTAGATATCACACCTCCTACAGTAATGGTTGGTCATACAAAACTTTACGGTTTCCAACATGCTTTCCGTCTCCCTGCAACGCTCGGCGGTATTGGTGACATTACAATTTTACTAACAATTGATGATGAGGAATAA